The following are from one region of the Bacteroidales bacterium genome:
- a CDS encoding DUF3108 domain-containing protein, with amino-acid sequence MKKTLIIFSLFLYSFSAFSQKDSVPVFNTAFKAGEYLKYKVKYGLINGGYAEMKIDIEKIGYDWYFHVKALAKTAGLVGAFASVSDRYESFIEIGTGLPLQAIRDINENSYLRYNEIIFDREKNEVISLKSGKHKVPPGTLDVLSAFYFARRSIFQDKIKKNDVINLTTYFDEEIYIVKVKYKETEKVRTKFGKLKCMRFVPVLDAKSPFKKEEDMQVWFSDDGNFIPVKIRLKVGISTVKCDLTEYKNLKNPLGKPFVR; translated from the coding sequence ATGAAAAAAACATTAATAATATTTTCACTCTTTTTATATTCATTTTCAGCATTTTCTCAAAAAGATTCTGTTCCTGTTTTCAATACAGCTTTTAAAGCAGGTGAATATTTAAAATATAAAGTTAAATACGGTTTAATAAACGGCGGTTATGCCGAAATGAAAATCGACATCGAGAAAATAGGATACGATTGGTATTTTCATGTTAAAGCACTCGCAAAAACAGCAGGCTTGGTAGGAGCATTTGCAAGTGTCAGCGACAGATACGAAAGTTTCATTGAAATAGGAACAGGGCTGCCACTGCAAGCAATAAGAGATATAAATGAAAACTCATACTTAAGATATAATGAAATAATCTTCGACAGAGAAAAAAATGAAGTTATCAGCTTAAAATCAGGCAAACACAAAGTGCCGCCCGGAACATTAGACGTTCTTTCTGCATTTTATTTTGCTCGCAGGTCAATATTTCAAGATAAGATAAAAAAAAATGATGTAATAAATTTAACAACTTATTTTGATGAAGAAATTTATATCGTAAAAGTAAAATATAAAGAAACTGAAAAAGTGAGAACAAAGTTCGGCAAACTGAAATGTATGAGATTTGTTCCTGTGCTTGATGCAAAAAGTCCTTTTAAAAAAGAAGAAGACATGCAAGTTTGGTTCTCAGACGACGGTAATTTCATTCCCGTAAAAATTAGATTAAAAGTGGGAATAAGCACCGTAAAATGTGATTTAACAGAATATAAAAACCTGAAAAACCCATTAGGTAAACCTTTTGTTCGCTAA
- a CDS encoding RNA polymerase sigma factor, protein MPVNKDIIRQCKKGDEKAQEFIFNKYSPVLFGISLRYMKSRVKAEDVMQDAFITIFTKIKQYNGKGSFEGWIKRITINTALMQLRQDKKEIISNIIEDVRQPEVYEDNTILKNPKSIIENAKFTQSEIFDAITELPEGFRTVFNMYVVDELKHKEIAKELDISIGTSKSQLLRARKKLEGILYENALIKLKNTKKEIF, encoded by the coding sequence ATGCCTGTCAACAAAGATATAATAAGACAGTGTAAAAAGGGAGATGAAAAAGCTCAGGAATTTATTTTTAATAAATATTCTCCTGTTCTTTTCGGTATCAGTTTGAGATATATGAAGAGCAGAGTAAAGGCTGAAGATGTAATGCAAGACGCATTCATTACAATTTTTACTAAAATAAAGCAATATAACGGTAAAGGTTCTTTTGAAGGCTGGATAAAACGCATTACTATTAATACGGCATTAATGCAATTAAGGCAAGATAAAAAAGAAATTATTTCGAATATAATTGAAGATGTCAGGCAACCGGAGGTTTATGAAGATAATACCATTCTTAAAAATCCGAAATCAATAATTGAAAATGCTAAATTTACACAGTCCGAAATATTTGATGCAATCACAGAATTGCCCGAAGGTTTCAGAACCGTTTTTAATATGTATGTAGTTGACGAGTTAAAACATAAAGAAATTGCAAAAGAACTTGATATAAGTATCGGAACATCTAAATCACAATTGTTGAGAGCAAGAAAAAAGTTGGAAGGGATTTTATATGAAAATGCACTCATTAAATTAAAAAATACAAAAAAGGAGATTTTTTGA
- a CDS encoding OmpA family protein: MRKIYFLSLTFFMSISLSSIAQTYVDISNTSTCEQALDISRFTIFGPTTAPVELKTAKSNSFDLTKHPTWYKFTINKDGILLFDIIPQNPKDNYDFMLFKADDNFCEKFKAKQITPIRSNFSRQENAKGLTGLSYSGAALDYEKGLMVSKGDVFYLVLNNVYKNGKGHTISFKQLKTIKISGTVVNSKNGKPIKAEIRWWNLRNNNVFVTSQTEKKGSYEIDILLNNQSNTFPKYELCVYSDNYFPEYKIYSTAEANQLNDKKIEFKLNRVKKGTNNEGLGVIYFQPNDVNIVPTSEYVKRKLLKFMTLNEQAEIVLEGHTNGLFPSTDVDFELSTDRANLIKEYLVDNGISESRIGIEGMGSKNEVYPIPETEEEEGFNRRVEINIISF; this comes from the coding sequence ATGAGAAAAATATATTTTCTTTCGTTGACATTTTTTATGTCAATATCATTATCAAGCATTGCACAAACTTATGTTGATATTTCAAATACAAGCACATGCGAACAAGCCTTAGATATTTCAAGATTTACGATTTTCGGTCCGACAACTGCTCCGGTTGAGCTTAAAACAGCAAAAAGTAACAGCTTTGACCTTACTAAACATCCTACTTGGTATAAATTTACAATAAATAAAGACGGTATATTATTGTTTGATATTATTCCGCAAAACCCTAAGGATAATTACGATTTTATGCTTTTTAAAGCTGACGATAATTTTTGCGAAAAGTTTAAAGCAAAACAAATAACTCCCATAAGATCTAACTTCAGCAGACAAGAAAATGCAAAAGGTCTTACCGGATTGTCTTACAGCGGAGCAGCTCTTGATTATGAGAAAGGTTTAATGGTAAGCAAAGGCGATGTTTTTTATTTAGTTCTAAATAATGTTTATAAAAATGGTAAAGGACATACAATTTCTTTCAAACAACTTAAAACAATAAAAATATCAGGAACTGTTGTTAACAGCAAAAACGGGAAACCGATAAAAGCCGAAATAAGATGGTGGAATTTAAGAAACAACAATGTTTTTGTTACATCTCAAACAGAAAAAAAAGGTTCTTATGAGATTGATATTTTATTAAACAACCAATCAAACACTTTCCCGAAATATGAATTATGTGTTTACTCCGATAATTATTTCCCTGAGTATAAAATTTATTCAACAGCCGAAGCAAACCAATTAAATGATAAAAAAATTGAATTCAAACTGAACAGAGTTAAAAAAGGAACAAACAATGAAGGCTTAGGAGTAATATACTTCCAACCTAATGATGTAAATATTGTTCCTACATCAGAATATGTTAAAAGAAAATTGTTAAAATTCATGACATTGAATGAACAAGCTGAAATTGTTTTAGAAGGACATACAAACGGCTTATTCCCCAGTACTGATGTTGATTTTGAATTATCAACCGACAGAGCAAACCTTATAAAAGAATATTTGGTTGATAACGGAATTTCTGAATCAAGAATAGGAATTGAAGGAATGGGAAGCAAAAACGAAGTTTATCCTATACCCGAAACTGAGGAGGAAGAAGGATTTAACAGAAGAGTCGAAATTAATATTATAAGTTTTTAA
- a CDS encoding lipocalin family protein produces the protein MKAFKYLTVLFVLIIVSSCSISKKIEKSIIGKWQITSLESTGDNKASDSYKDAIIGLLSGSYIEFKNNKSYELSLAGKKITGIWSISEDGNKILSDDKNNYFEIINKSDSKMTLKSFRKAKRIIMVLSRI, from the coding sequence ATGAAGGCTTTCAAATATTTAACAGTTTTATTTGTATTAATTATTGTCAGTTCTTGCTCAATTTCAAAGAAGATTGAAAAAAGCATTATCGGTAAATGGCAAATTACCTCTTTAGAATCGACCGGGGATAACAAAGCAAGTGATTCATATAAAGATGCAATAATCGGCTTGTTATCAGGCTCATATATTGAATTTAAAAATAACAAATCTTATGAACTTTCACTTGCAGGAAAAAAAATTACAGGAATTTGGTCAATTTCAGAAGACGGGAATAAAATATTGAGTGATGATAAAAATAATTACTTCGAGATAATAAACAAATCTGACAGTAAAATGACGTTGAAAAGTTTCAGAAAAGCTAAAAGAATTATTATGGTTCTTTCCCGAATTTAG
- the groL gene encoding chaperonin GroEL (60 kDa chaperone family; promotes refolding of misfolded polypeptides especially under stressful conditions; forms two stacked rings of heptamers to form a barrel-shaped 14mer; ends can be capped by GroES; misfolded proteins enter the barrel where they are refolded when GroES binds): MAKEILFDIEARDALKKGVDKLADAVKVTLGPKGRNVVIEKSYGAPQITKDGVTVAKEIDFSDPYENVGAQMVKEVASKTGDDAGDGTTTATVLAQSIINVGLKNVTSGANPMDLKRGIDKAVKTIVADLHKQSEQVSEDSNKIEQVARISANNDAEIGKHIADAMKIVKKDGVITVEEAKGMDTNVEVVEGMQFDRGYISPYFITDTEKMESVLENPYILLHDKKISSMKDLMPVLEPAAQAGRPLMIIAEDIDGEALTTLVVNKLRGTLKVAAVKAPGFGDRRKAMLEDIAILTGATLIDEEKGFSLENATLEMCGSAEKIVMDKENTIIVNGAGEKDLIKARVNEIKKHIENTTSDYDKEKLQERLAKLAGGVAVIYVGAASEVEMKEKKDRVDDALSATRAAVEEGIVPGGGVAYIRALNSLENLKGDNDDENIGIEIIKRAVEEPLRQIALNSGKEGAVIAQRVKEGKADFGYNARTDKFENLLKAGVIDPTKVTRIALENAASVAGMFLTTEVVLVEEKSDEPAAPMMPPGGMGGMGGMM; this comes from the coding sequence ATGGCAAAAGAAATTTTATTTGACATTGAAGCAAGAGACGCATTAAAAAAAGGCGTAGATAAACTTGCAGACGCAGTAAAAGTAACATTAGGTCCGAAAGGAAGAAATGTTGTTATTGAAAAATCATACGGTGCACCTCAAATTACAAAAGACGGTGTTACGGTTGCAAAAGAAATTGATTTTTCAGATCCTTATGAAAATGTGGGAGCTCAAATGGTAAAAGAAGTTGCCTCAAAAACAGGTGATGATGCAGGTGACGGAACAACTACCGCAACTGTTCTTGCACAGTCAATAATAAATGTAGGTTTGAAAAATGTTACTTCCGGAGCAAATCCGATGGATTTAAAACGAGGTATTGATAAAGCAGTTAAAACAATTGTTGCAGACTTACATAAACAATCTGAACAAGTTAGCGAAGACAGTAACAAAATTGAACAAGTTGCAAGAATCTCAGCAAATAATGATGCTGAAATAGGAAAACATATTGCCGATGCAATGAAAATTGTTAAAAAAGACGGTGTAATTACCGTTGAAGAAGCAAAAGGAATGGATACAAATGTTGAAGTTGTTGAAGGAATGCAGTTTGACAGAGGTTATATTTCTCCGTACTTCATTACCGATACAGAAAAAATGGAATCTGTTCTTGAAAACCCGTATATTTTATTGCATGATAAAAAAATATCATCAATGAAAGATTTAATGCCGGTTCTGGAACCCGCCGCACAAGCAGGACGGCCTTTAATGATTATTGCGGAAGATATTGACGGAGAAGCCCTTACCACACTTGTTGTTAATAAACTTAGAGGAACTTTAAAAGTTGCTGCCGTTAAAGCTCCCGGATTCGGAGACAGAAGAAAAGCAATGTTAGAAGATATTGCAATTTTAACAGGAGCAACTTTAATAGATGAAGAAAAGGGATTTTCATTAGAAAACGCAACACTTGAAATGTGCGGTTCTGCCGAAAAAATTGTAATGGATAAAGAAAATACAATAATTGTTAACGGTGCAGGAGAAAAAGACTTAATTAAAGCAAGAGTTAACGAAATCAAAAAACATATTGAGAATACTACTTCTGATTACGATAAAGAAAAACTCCAAGAAAGACTTGCAAAACTTGCAGGCGGAGTAGCAGTAATATATGTCGGTGCAGCTTCCGAAGTTGAAATGAAAGAGAAAAAAGACAGAGTTGATGATGCATTAAGTGCAACACGTGCAGCAGTTGAAGAGGGTATTGTTCCCGGTGGTGGAGTTGCATATATCAGAGCATTAAATTCTCTTGAAAATTTAAAAGGAGATAATGACGATGAAAATATAGGCATTGAAATTATTAAACGAGCTGTTGAGGAACCGTTGAGGCAAATTGCATTGAATTCGGGAAAAGAAGGAGCTGTGATAGCTCAAAGAGTAAAAGAAGGAAAAGCTGATTTCGGATATAATGCACGAACAGATAAGTTTGAGAATTTATTAAAAGCCGGAGTTATCGATCCTACAAAAGTAACAAGAATAGCTCTTGAAAATGCAGCTTCAGTAGCCGGAATGTTCTTAACAACAGAAGTTGTTTTAGTTGAAGAAAAATCTGATGAGCCTGCCGCACCTATGATGCCACCCGGCGGAATGGGAGGTATGGGCGGAATGATGTAA
- the alaS gene encoding alanine--tRNA ligase has translation MLSSNEIRKTFIDFFKSKNHKIVSSAPMVVKDDPTLMFTNAGMNQFKDIFLGNSEIVNSRIADTQKCLRVSGKHNDLEEVGHDTYHHTMFEMLGNWSFGDYFKKEAIDWAWEYLTEVLKINKNNLYATVFEGSKEDVTEADNEALEYWKQYLPEDRILYGNKKDNFWEMGASGPCGPCSEIHIDIRDDEEKTKIPGRDLVNKDHPLVIEIWNLVFIQYNRKKGGELENLPAKHIDTGMGFERLCMVVQKKQSNYDTDIFQPIIKKISELSGKLYGKNNETDIAMRVIADHLRAVSFSITDGQLPSNTGAGYVIRRILRRAVRYAYTFLEMKEPFINKLTDSLTDVMGGAFNELVNQKNIIKKVIYEEEVSFLRTLEKGIKLLDKVIKTEKENNQKVVEGAAVFLLYDTFGFPYDLTELILKEHGLKINKSGFDEAMKLQKMMSKDAAVEDKDDWVVISEDDIEEFIGYDRMEAEIKITRYRKVNVKGKDFYHLVFNFTPFYAESGGQVGDKGYIESDSDKIEIIDTQKEHNVIIHIAKKLPADTNATYKAVVSSQQRKLTTANHSATHLMHKILRDVLGNHVEQKGSLVNPKHLRFDFSHFQKMTDEEILEVEKAVNEKVRANISLDEKRAIPMADAKKMGATALFGEKYGDLVRVIKFDDSTELCGGTHVSATGEIGFFKIISESAIAAGIRRIEAVTSVEAEKYIYKNLQLINDIQSYFKASKNLKLSIEKTLEENKALKKQVEEFEKEKVKILKQKLKSNVREINSINVIAEKVEVSNAGQIKDMAFQLKGEIENLFFVTAADINGKVNLTIIISDNLVKEKGLNAGQIIREIAKEVKGGGGGQAGFASAGGSDVSGIDKALKKAVEFVEKK, from the coding sequence ATGTTAAGTTCAAATGAAATAAGAAAAACATTTATCGACTTCTTTAAGTCTAAAAATCATAAAATTGTTTCTTCGGCACCTATGGTTGTTAAAGATGACCCAACCTTGATGTTTACTAATGCAGGAATGAATCAATTTAAAGATATTTTTTTGGGGAATTCTGAAATAGTAAACAGCAGAATTGCCGATACTCAAAAATGTTTGAGAGTTTCCGGAAAGCACAATGATTTGGAAGAAGTAGGGCATGACACATACCATCACACAATGTTTGAGATGTTGGGAAACTGGTCTTTCGGTGATTATTTTAAAAAAGAGGCAATTGACTGGGCTTGGGAATATTTAACCGAAGTATTGAAAATTAATAAAAATAATTTATATGCTACTGTTTTTGAAGGTTCAAAAGAAGACGTAACAGAAGCAGATAATGAAGCATTAGAATATTGGAAACAATATCTTCCGGAAGACAGAATTTTATACGGAAATAAAAAAGATAATTTTTGGGAAATGGGTGCAAGCGGACCTTGCGGACCATGTTCTGAGATACATATAGATATAAGAGATGATGAAGAAAAAACAAAAATACCCGGAAGAGATTTGGTAAATAAAGACCATCCTTTGGTTATTGAAATTTGGAATTTAGTTTTTATTCAATATAACAGAAAAAAGGGAGGAGAATTAGAAAACCTTCCCGCAAAACATATAGATACAGGAATGGGCTTTGAACGCTTATGTATGGTTGTTCAAAAAAAACAATCTAATTACGACACTGACATTTTTCAGCCGATTATTAAAAAGATTTCCGAACTGAGCGGAAAATTATACGGGAAAAATAACGAAACAGATATTGCAATGCGTGTAATTGCAGATCACTTACGAGCTGTTTCATTTTCAATTACCGACGGACAGTTACCCTCAAATACAGGAGCAGGTTATGTTATCAGACGAATTCTACGCAGAGCTGTTCGTTATGCTTATACTTTCTTGGAAATGAAAGAACCTTTTATTAATAAATTAACCGACAGTTTGACAGACGTAATGGGAGGTGCTTTTAATGAGCTGGTTAATCAAAAAAATATAATAAAAAAAGTAATTTATGAGGAAGAAGTTTCTTTTTTAAGAACATTAGAAAAAGGAATTAAGTTGTTAGATAAAGTTATTAAAACAGAAAAAGAAAATAACCAAAAAGTTGTTGAAGGTGCTGCTGTTTTTCTTCTTTATGATACTTTCGGCTTTCCTTATGACCTTACGGAATTGATTTTAAAAGAACACGGGCTTAAAATAAATAAATCCGGTTTTGACGAAGCAATGAAACTTCAAAAAATGATGTCGAAAGATGCTGCAGTTGAAGATAAAGACGATTGGGTAGTTATTTCGGAAGATGATATTGAAGAATTTATAGGTTACGACAGAATGGAAGCCGAAATAAAAATTACAAGATACAGAAAAGTTAATGTTAAAGGTAAAGATTTTTATCATTTAGTATTCAATTTTACACCGTTTTATGCCGAAAGCGGCGGACAAGTCGGTGATAAAGGATATATTGAATCAGATTCCGATAAAATTGAAATTATTGATACTCAAAAAGAACACAATGTAATTATTCATATTGCAAAAAAACTGCCTGCTGATACAAATGCAACTTATAAAGCAGTAGTAAGTTCGCAACAAAGAAAACTTACAACGGCAAATCATTCCGCAACCCATTTAATGCATAAAATTTTAAGAGATGTTCTCGGAAACCATGTCGAACAAAAAGGTTCTTTGGTTAACCCGAAACATTTACGATTTGATTTTTCGCACTTTCAAAAAATGACGGATGAAGAAATTTTAGAAGTTGAAAAGGCTGTTAATGAGAAAGTAAGGGCTAATATTTCTTTGGATGAAAAGAGAGCAATTCCTATGGCAGATGCAAAGAAAATGGGAGCAACTGCATTATTCGGGGAAAAATACGGGGATTTAGTAAGAGTAATAAAATTTGACGATTCAACAGAACTTTGCGGAGGAACACATGTTTCGGCAACCGGCGAAATAGGCTTCTTTAAAATAATATCTGAAAGTGCTATTGCTGCCGGAATTCGCAGAATTGAAGCAGTAACTTCAGTTGAAGCCGAAAAGTATATTTATAAAAATTTGCAATTGATTAATGATATTCAATCATATTTTAAAGCTTCAAAAAATTTAAAATTGAGTATTGAAAAAACTTTGGAAGAAAACAAAGCACTGAAAAAACAAGTTGAAGAATTTGAAAAAGAAAAAGTTAAGATTCTGAAACAAAAACTGAAAAGTAATGTTAGGGAAATTAACAGCATTAATGTTATTGCCGAGAAAGTTGAGGTAAGCAATGCCGGACAAATAAAAGATATGGCTTTTCAATTAAAAGGTGAAATTGAAAATTTATTTTTTGTAACAGCTGCCGATATTAACGGAAAAGTGAACTTAACCATTATTATTTCGGATAATTTAGTTAAAGAAAAAGGATTAAATGCCGGACAAATTATCAGAGAAATTGCAAAAGAAGTGAAAGGCGGAGGAGGAGGACAAGCAGGTTTTGCAAGTGCCGGAGGTTCTGATGTTTCAGGAATTGATAAAGCTTTGAAAAAAGCAGTTGAATTTGTTGAAAAAAAGTAA
- a CDS encoding cold shock domain-containing protein, whose translation MKKGTVKFFNGSKGFGFIVDDESKNEYFVHVSGLIDEINEGDAVEFDLKEGKKGLNAVDVKLV comes from the coding sequence ATGAAAAAAGGAACAGTAAAATTTTTTAACGGATCCAAAGGATTTGGATTTATTGTTGATGATGAATCAAAAAATGAATATTTTGTTCATGTATCAGGATTAATTGATGAAATTAATGAAGGCGATGCAGTAGAATTTGATTTAAAAGAAGGAAAAAAAGGTCTTAACGCAGTAGATGTTAAATTAGTTTAA
- a CDS encoding T9SS type A sorting domain-containing protein: MNKLSFLFVLIILPLLGFTQNGKNISKSENTYSGYVFMGENLLPKGKVYLIDNSKNIYSTEDVTEVNEGAFLFSNLKSGKYMLYVIPEHDYDFFYFPKYIPTYSGNSFKWESSKSILYLNGATKNNINLISFAEPFYGNSMISGKIKYDLGYRGGRYIPIPIILLNEKRKPIDFRIADSFEGVFIFEHLPEGKYYLHPEIPGIKTEELEIIVKSDEENKRARFLVDNNSIKPERAAGSLNPIITENNLKVFLNQEFELPVICELTDMSGKSIVKNIYSTEDIYINTSGFNAGIYLLRVRTFNNSILKTAKVYINNY; encoded by the coding sequence ATGAATAAATTAAGTTTTCTTTTTGTTTTAATAATACTCCCTTTACTTGGTTTTACACAAAACGGTAAAAATATTTCAAAAAGTGAAAATACATACTCCGGTTATGTATTTATGGGAGAAAACTTACTTCCGAAAGGAAAAGTTTATTTAATAGACAATTCCAAAAATATATATTCCACGGAAGATGTTACAGAAGTTAATGAAGGAGCATTCCTGTTCAGTAATTTAAAATCCGGAAAATATATGCTTTATGTTATACCTGAACATGATTATGATTTCTTTTATTTTCCGAAATATATTCCGACATATTCAGGCAATTCATTTAAGTGGGAGAGTTCTAAAAGTATTTTATATTTAAACGGAGCAACAAAAAATAATATAAACTTGATTTCTTTTGCCGAACCGTTTTACGGAAACTCAATGATATCCGGAAAAATAAAGTATGACCTCGGGTACAGAGGAGGAAGATATATCCCGATTCCGATAATCCTGCTTAATGAAAAGAGAAAACCAATAGATTTCAGAATTGCTGACAGCTTTGAAGGAGTTTTTATTTTTGAACATTTACCCGAAGGAAAATATTATCTTCATCCTGAAATTCCGGGTATTAAAACTGAAGAATTAGAAATAATTGTAAAGTCAGATGAAGAAAATAAAAGAGCAAGATTCTTGGTTGATAATAATTCAATTAAACCGGAAAGAGCCGCCGGTTCATTAAATCCGATAATAACAGAAAATAATCTAAAAGTATTCTTAAATCAAGAATTTGAATTACCGGTAATTTGTGAATTAACTGATATGTCCGGCAAATCAATAGTTAAAAATATATATTCTACCGAAGACATATATATAAATACATCCGGTTTTAATGCCGGGATATACTTATTAAGAGTAAGAACATTCAATAATTCAATACTTAAAACAGCAAAAGTTTATATTAATAATTATTAA
- a CDS encoding Crp/Fnr family transcriptional regulator yields the protein MNSLKDKNIENCKLFSNIEVNRLYETFEQIHFQIKSFEKETFIAARNTEYKNLMIVIKGIVKTEMTDFKGATVKMADIKEYESLAPAFLFGNSNLLPVDIIAKTDVQVLLMPKEEVLKFFNLCPQFLINFLNTISARTQHVIKKIRFLSFRTLKGKFAFYLLKLAQQQNSFSVKLKNTQLELAEIFGATRPSVARAVKQLANEGCITVKGKYIEIKDKEKISAYLKYEDHIHSV from the coding sequence ATGAATAGTTTAAAAGACAAAAATATAGAAAATTGTAAGTTATTTTCAAATATTGAAGTTAACAGACTTTACGAAACTTTTGAGCAAATACACTTTCAAATAAAATCTTTTGAAAAAGAAACTTTTATTGCCGCAAGAAATACGGAGTATAAAAACTTAATGATAGTTATTAAAGGTATTGTTAAAACAGAAATGACTGATTTTAAAGGAGCAACCGTTAAAATGGCAGATATAAAAGAGTATGAAAGCTTAGCACCTGCTTTCTTATTCGGAAATTCAAACTTGTTGCCGGTTGATATAATTGCAAAAACAGATGTTCAGGTTTTGTTAATGCCGAAAGAAGAAGTTTTGAAATTCTTCAATTTGTGTCCTCAATTTCTTATAAATTTTTTGAATACAATCTCCGCAAGAACGCAGCATGTTATTAAAAAAATCAGATTTTTATCATTCAGAACATTAAAAGGAAAGTTTGCATTTTATTTATTAAAATTAGCTCAACAACAAAATTCTTTTTCCGTTAAACTTAAAAACACACAGCTTGAACTTGCTGAAATATTCGGAGCTACTCGCCCGTCGGTTGCAAGAGCTGTAAAACAATTGGCAAACGAAGGTTGTATTACGGTAAAAGGAAAATATATTGAAATTAAAGATAAAGAAAAAATTTCAGCATATTTGAAATATGAAGACCATATTCATTCTGTGTAG